A genomic segment from Corylus avellana chromosome ca5, CavTom2PMs-1.0 encodes:
- the LOC132182828 gene encoding 12-oxophytodienoate reductase 2-like: MAAEAPTIPLLTPYKLGKYNLSHRVVLAPMTRLGSYGNVPQPHAILYYSQRTSKGGFLIAEVTGVSDTAQEYPNTPGIWTKEQVEAWKPIVDAVHAKGGIFFCQIWHVGRVSNQDFQPNRQAPISSTDKPMTPIDGSQPTPPRRLRTDEIPQIVNDFRVAARNAIEAGFDGVEIHGANGYLVDQFMKDGVNDRTDQYGGFLENRCRFALEVVESVANEIGADKVGIKLSPFADYMEFGDSNPKALGLYMAESLNKYGILYCHMVEPRMKSADEIVESPHSLLPMRKAFRGTFLVVGGYNREDGNNAIAENRADLVVYGRPFLANPDLPRRFELNAPLNKHNEETFYTFDPVIGYTDYPFLEDSA; the protein is encoded by the exons ATGGCAGCTGAAGCTCCAACAATTCCTCTGCTTACTCCTTACAAACTGGGGAAGTACAACCTGTCTCATAG AGTAGTTTTGGCACCAATGACCAGATTGGGATCTTATGGCAACGTTCCTCAACCTCAtgctattttatattattctcagAGAACCTCTAAAGGCGGTTTTCTAATTGCTGAAGTGACTGGAGTTTCTGACACTGCTCAGGA GTATCCTAATACACCTGGTATATGGACAAAAGAGCAAGTTGAAGCATGGAAACCCATCGTAGATGCTGTTCATGCCAAAGGTGGAATCTTCTTTTGTCAGATTTGGCATGTGGGGAGGGTTTCAAATCAAG ATTTTCAGCCAAATAGGCAAGCTCCAATTTCTTCTACAGACAAGCCTATGACCCCAATCGATGGCTCACAGCCGACTCCTCCGCGGCGGCTAAGGACAGATGAAATTCCTCAAATTGTTAATGATTTTCGAGTTGCCGCAAGGAATGCTATTGAAGCTG GTTTTGATGGAGTTGAGATCCATGGGGCTAATGGTTACCTAGTTGACCAGTTTATGAAAGATGGAGTGAATGATCGAACAGACCAATATGGTGGATTTCTTGAAAATCGTTGTCGGTTTGCTTTGGAAGTAGTCGAATCTGTTGCTAATGAGATAGGAgcggacaaagttggaataaagtTATCTCCTTTTGCAGACTATATGGAATTTGGAGATTCTAATCCAAAAGCATTGGGACTTTACATGGCGGAGTCTTTAAACAAATATGGGATTCTTTATTGCCATATGGTTGAGCCAAGAATGAAGTCAGCTGATGAAATAGTTGAATCCCCACATAGTCTTCTGCCAATGAGAAAGGCGTTTAGGGGTACTTTCCTTGTTGTTGGGGGTTATAACAGGGAAGATGGGAACAACGCTATCGCTGAAAACCGTGCAGATCTTGTTGTTTATGGTCGTCCGTTTTTAGCCAATCCAGATTTGCCTAGGAGATTTGAGCTCAATGCTCCTCTCAACAAGCACAACGAAGAAAcattttacacatttgatcctGTTATTGGTTATACTGATTATCCATTTCTTGAAGACAGTGCATAG